A genomic stretch from Hoplias malabaricus isolate fHopMal1 chromosome 4, fHopMal1.hap1, whole genome shotgun sequence includes:
- the rps16 gene encoding 40S ribosomal protein S16 yields the protein MPAKGPLQSVQVFGRKKTATAVAHCKRGNGLIKVNGRPLEMVEPATLQYKLLEPILLLGKERFAGVDIRVRVKGGGHVAQVYAIRQAISKALVAYYQKYVDEASKKEIKDILIQYDRTLLVADPRRCESKKFGGPGARARYQKSYR from the exons ATGCCGGCTAAAGGACCGCTCCAGTCTGTGCAGGTCTTCGGGCGAAAA AAAACAGCAACTGCTGTTGCCCACTGTAAGAGAGGGAATGGACTGATTAAAGTTAACGGTCGCCCCCTTGAGATGGTGGAGCCAGCAACGCTGCAGTACAAG CTGCTGGAGCCCATTCTGCTGCTGGGGAAGGAGCGTTTTGCTGGAGTCGATATCAGAGTCCGTGTGAAAGGCGGAGGACACGTCGCACAGGTTTATG cTATACGCCAGGCCATCTCCAAAGCCCTGGTTGCTTACTACCAGAAAT ATGTGGATGAAGCTTCTAAGAAGGAGATTAAGGACATCCTGATCCAATACGACCGAACCTTGCTGGTAGCGGACCCTCGTCGCTGCGAGTCCAAGAAATTCGGTGGTCCTGGAGCTCGTGCTCGCTACCAGAAGTCCTACCGTTAA